The proteins below come from a single Pseudomonadota bacterium genomic window:
- a CDS encoding alpha-amylase family glycosyl hydrolase, with protein MSLTQQDIIYFVILDRFHGVPNPDPAIARSVNRQDPRRCHGGNLDGLREKIPYLVQLGVTAVWITPVYLQIDLADADGYHGYWALDFNAVDPRFYVDNGEYPRGSKRYVRDLAGALHAAGLKLILDMVVNHTGYDHPGTRDAEPNPTPIRRHWFNRAGISCAADETQGELSCLPDLDLDAKDVSDYHIGTILDWIRETGIDGIRMDTVKHVERVFWNDFKTQVRGLYPEVALLGEVLEFDIDKISQFQRSWAFDSLFDFPLQEAIRRVFVDGGSLHDFVSPYDRGYGLLERDGAYTNHNKLTTLLDNHDLPARFMTMLVDRLQDPAAAARAMRLALSFQLTVRGIPQLFYGVELGMQGHGDPDNRRDFEWEKLDERYEVRPGFPHEKAIYDHLRHLVRIRRESPALWAGDFTCLYVDHFVLVFLRYVDDDVVIVAIHNGWQDMPGSIPISIADNPRLPTRVKERLAGAELVCKITGAAIHVEGGWFDLRMPGKTALILREGK; from the coding sequence ATGTCTCTGACCCAGCAGGACATCATTTATTTCGTTATCCTGGACAGGTTCCACGGCGTGCCGAACCCGGATCCCGCGATCGCGAGGAGCGTCAACCGGCAGGATCCGCGCCGCTGCCACGGCGGCAACCTCGACGGGCTGCGCGAGAAGATCCCGTACCTCGTCCAGCTCGGCGTCACGGCCGTCTGGATCACGCCGGTCTACCTGCAGATCGATCTCGCGGACGCGGACGGCTACCACGGCTACTGGGCGCTCGACTTCAACGCGGTCGATCCGCGCTTCTACGTGGACAACGGCGAGTACCCGCGCGGCTCGAAGCGGTACGTCCGCGATCTCGCAGGCGCGCTCCACGCGGCGGGGCTCAAGCTGATCCTCGACATGGTCGTCAACCACACCGGCTACGATCACCCGGGGACGCGCGACGCGGAGCCGAACCCCACGCCGATCCGCCGCCACTGGTTCAACCGCGCCGGGATCTCGTGCGCCGCGGACGAGACCCAGGGCGAGCTGTCGTGCCTCCCGGACCTCGACCTCGACGCCAAGGACGTGTCCGACTACCACATCGGCACGATCCTCGACTGGATCCGCGAGACCGGCATCGACGGGATCCGCATGGACACGGTGAAGCACGTCGAGCGCGTGTTCTGGAACGACTTCAAGACGCAGGTCAGGGGGCTCTACCCGGAGGTGGCGCTCCTCGGCGAGGTGCTCGAGTTCGACATCGACAAGATCTCGCAGTTCCAGCGCTCGTGGGCGTTCGACAGCCTGTTCGACTTTCCGCTCCAGGAGGCGATTCGGCGGGTCTTCGTCGACGGCGGCTCGCTGCACGATTTCGTCTCCCCGTACGATCGCGGCTACGGCCTGCTCGAGCGGGACGGGGCGTACACGAACCACAACAAGCTCACGACCCTGCTCGACAACCACGATCTGCCGGCGCGCTTCATGACGATGCTCGTCGACAGGCTCCAGGATCCCGCCGCCGCCGCGCGCGCCATGCGGCTCGCGCTCAGCTTCCAGCTTACGGTGCGCGGCATCCCACAGCTCTTCTACGGCGTCGAGCTCGGCATGCAGGGACACGGCGATCCGGACAACCGGCGCGACTTCGAGTGGGAGAAGCTCGACGAAAGGTACGAGGTCAGGCCCGGCTTCCCGCACGAGAAGGCGATCTACGATCACCTGCGCCACCTCGTCCGGATCCGCCGCGAGAGCCCGGCGCTCTGGGCAGGGGACTTCACCTGCCTGTACGTGGATCACTTCGTGCTCGTCTTCCTGCGCTACGTGGACGACGACGTCGTGATCGTCGCGATCCACAACGGGTGGCAGGACATGCCCGGGTCGATCCCGATCTCGATCGCGGACAACCCGCGCCTGCCGACGCGCGTCAAGGAGCGGCTCGCGGGCGCCGAGCTCGTCTGCAAGATCACCGGCGCGGCGATCCACGTCGAGGGCGGGTGGTTCGACCTGAGGATGCCGGGCAAGACGGCGCTGATCCTGAGGGAGGGGAAATGA
- a CDS encoding AbrB/MazE/SpoVT family DNA-binding domain-containing protein, with the protein MTEKKKEPMIATSNFQVMIPKHVHERLKLKPGQKFTVVEKGDFLLLVPLGRLEDLRGMLAQANDSGLRDRGTEKGKTVCL; encoded by the coding sequence TTGACCGAGAAAAAGAAGGAACCCATGATTGCGACTTCGAATTTCCAGGTGATGATCCCGAAGCACGTCCACGAAAGGCTCAAACTCAAGCCGGGGCAGAAATTCACCGTAGTCGAGAAGGGAGACTTCCTCTTGCTCGTGCCGCTGGGCCGACTCGAGGACCTGAGGGGAATGCTCGCCCAAGCGAACGATTCCGGCTTGCGTGATAGGGGCACCGAGAAGGGGAAGACCGTATGTCTCTGA
- a CDS encoding TolC family protein, protein MSDRRLFTGIFAALALSGAVAAAGETAQERIVRSDRAVGLAAAHNGDLRAALLEERRASVAVTAEEGLRPFTLQLDGGYTHSSSPAVGADGDVDFRTGNQLAVGGQVSKTTAAGTQAAVRVEGASQIDNPDYGLNARLSVTQPILRGAGKEVGEASLRQAQNAEVSARLAARRTASALARDVLDAYWELWYAERALEIDARARDVAKTSLEETRIKIEQGAAAEIDALQYETHLASLEETVVAAEADVRRLSVQLATLLGLAREVLRVRPDPGESPPLAASDPPADEALRAALSDAPEIRESAAAVTAAEERARTAGEAMRQRLDLVGWIGAQTLGYQEVPPAFTQFGDGAAYAGYVGLVYELPMSDTRKDAQRASAKVDVEIARQRLVTTGDQVRAEVAIALEKCASGRKRLALAEQTLAVARRLAEAERTRYDLGVSIFIQVRDAEEAEREAQLRTVRARIDLMQAQIELDHLTGALLARLGRLPQPTIGG, encoded by the coding sequence ATGAGTGACAGACGTCTTTTCACGGGCATCTTCGCGGCGCTCGCGCTGTCGGGCGCCGTCGCCGCGGCTGGGGAGACCGCCCAGGAGCGGATCGTGCGGTCCGACCGGGCCGTCGGGCTCGCGGCGGCGCACAACGGGGATCTCCGGGCCGCGCTCCTCGAGGAGAGGCGCGCCTCGGTCGCGGTCACGGCCGAGGAGGGGCTCCGGCCGTTCACGCTCCAGCTCGACGGCGGCTACACGCACAGCTCGTCGCCGGCCGTCGGTGCGGACGGCGACGTCGACTTCCGGACCGGGAACCAGCTGGCGGTCGGCGGCCAGGTGAGCAAGACGACGGCCGCGGGCACTCAGGCGGCGGTGCGCGTCGAGGGCGCCAGCCAGATCGACAACCCGGACTACGGGCTCAACGCGCGGCTGAGCGTCACGCAGCCCATCCTGCGGGGCGCCGGCAAGGAGGTCGGCGAGGCGAGCCTGCGCCAGGCGCAGAACGCCGAGGTCTCGGCGCGGCTCGCCGCCCGCAGGACCGCGAGCGCGCTCGCCCGCGACGTGCTCGACGCCTACTGGGAGCTCTGGTACGCCGAGCGCGCCCTCGAGATCGACGCCCGAGCGAGGGACGTCGCGAAGACGTCGCTCGAGGAGACGCGGATCAAGATCGAGCAGGGGGCGGCGGCGGAGATCGACGCGCTCCAGTACGAGACGCACCTCGCGTCGCTCGAGGAGACGGTCGTGGCCGCGGAGGCGGACGTGAGGCGGCTCTCGGTGCAGCTCGCGACGCTCCTCGGGCTCGCGCGCGAGGTGTTGCGGGTGCGGCCGGATCCGGGCGAGAGCCCGCCGCTCGCGGCGTCGGACCCGCCGGCGGACGAGGCGCTCCGGGCGGCGCTCAGCGACGCGCCCGAGATCCGGGAGAGCGCGGCGGCCGTGACCGCGGCCGAGGAACGGGCGCGGACCGCCGGCGAGGCGATGCGGCAGCGGCTCGATCTCGTGGGCTGGATCGGCGCGCAGACCCTCGGCTACCAGGAGGTCCCGCCCGCGTTCACGCAGTTCGGCGACGGGGCGGCGTACGCGGGATACGTCGGGCTCGTCTACGAGCTGCCGATGAGCGACACGCGCAAGGACGCGCAGCGCGCGTCGGCGAAGGTGGACGTCGAGATCGCGAGGCAGCGGCTCGTCACGACCGGCGATCAGGTCCGCGCCGAGGTGGCGATCGCGCTCGAGAAGTGCGCGAGCGGCCGCAAGAGGCTCGCCCTCGCCGAGCAGACCCTCGCGGTCGCGCGCAGGCTCGCCGAGGCGGAGCGCACGCGGTACGACCTCGGCGTGTCGATCTTCATCCAGGTGCGCGACGCGGAGGAGGCGGAGCGCGAGGCTCAGCTTCGCACCGTGCGGGCGCGCATCGATCTCATGCAGGCCCAGATCGAGCTCGACCACCTCACCGGCGCCCTGCTCGCGCGGCTCGGCCGGTTGCCGCAGCCCACCATCGGCGGCTGA
- a CDS encoding ABC transporter permease, protein MSLRAILRNKMRSSLTILGIVIGVGAVVALVTIGQGATAQVQSQIGALGTNLLTLQSGAERRPGEARAAADPLEIGDATAIRSEIDGIAAIAPVASSNALAVNANVNWQTSITGTTAEYLECRGYKLASGRVFSDGEESSGALVCVVGATVVKELFAGEDPVGQRIRVGRISCSVIGVLAAKGQAAMGMDQDDIVLIPIRAFQRRVAGNDDISRIEISVAEGRSTGAVRTGIESLMRDRRRVEPGGEDNFRVRDMAEIASAMAGTTTILTTLLSAIAAVSLLVGGIGIMNIMLVSVTERTREIGIRLAIGATGSEVMTQFLVEAAALSGLGGLIGLALGNLGAFIATRSLEMPFSPSAIVAAIAFVFSVLVGIVFGYLPAKRASRLNPIEALRHE, encoded by the coding sequence ATGTCGCTCCGGGCGATCCTCCGCAACAAGATGCGCTCGTCGCTCACGATCCTCGGCATCGTGATAGGCGTCGGCGCGGTCGTGGCGCTGGTGACGATCGGCCAGGGCGCGACGGCCCAGGTGCAGAGCCAGATAGGCGCGCTCGGAACGAACCTCCTGACCCTCCAGTCCGGCGCCGAGCGCCGCCCCGGGGAGGCGCGCGCCGCCGCCGACCCGTTGGAGATCGGCGACGCGACGGCCATCCGGAGCGAGATCGACGGGATCGCCGCCATCGCGCCCGTGGCCTCCTCGAACGCGCTCGCGGTGAACGCCAACGTGAACTGGCAGACGTCGATCACCGGCACCACCGCGGAGTACCTGGAGTGCCGCGGCTACAAGCTGGCGAGCGGCCGCGTCTTCTCGGACGGCGAGGAGTCGAGCGGCGCCCTGGTCTGCGTCGTCGGCGCCACGGTCGTGAAAGAGCTGTTCGCCGGCGAGGATCCGGTCGGGCAGAGGATCCGCGTCGGCAGGATCTCGTGCTCGGTGATAGGCGTCCTCGCGGCCAAGGGGCAGGCCGCGATGGGGATGGACCAGGACGACATCGTCCTCATTCCCATCCGCGCCTTCCAGCGGCGCGTCGCGGGCAACGACGACATCTCCCGCATCGAGATCTCCGTCGCCGAGGGGCGTTCCACCGGGGCGGTCCGGACCGGGATCGAGTCGCTCATGCGCGATCGGCGCAGGGTGGAGCCGGGCGGCGAAGACAACTTCCGCGTCCGCGACATGGCCGAGATCGCCTCCGCCATGGCGGGGACGACGACCATCTTGACGACGCTGCTCAGCGCGATCGCCGCGGTGAGCCTCCTCGTCGGCGGCATCGGGATCATGAACATCATGCTCGTGTCGGTCACCGAGCGGACTCGCGAGATCGGCATCCGCCTCGCGATCGGCGCGACCGGGTCCGAGGTGATGACGCAGTTCCTCGTGGAGGCGGCCGCGCTGTCTGGCCTCGGGGGGCTCATCGGGCTCGCGCTCGGCAACCTCGGGGCGTTCATCGCGACGCGCTCGCTCGAGATGCCGTTCTCGCCGTCCGCGATCGTCGCCGCGATCGCGTTCGTCTTCTCCGTGCTCGTCGGCATCGTTTTCGGATACCTGCCGGCCAAGAGGGCCTCCAGGCTCAACCCCATCGAGGCACTTCGCCATGAGTGA
- a CDS encoding ABC transporter ATP-binding protein, whose amino-acid sequence MTSPPAADGQRGDPLIELRDVRRVFGKGDSAVRALDGIDLDVREGDYLAVMGASGSGKSTCMNIVGCLDRPTSGRYLFAGVDVGTLDADQLALLRRHSIGFIFQGFNLLSRTSAIENVELPLIYQRVPARERRCRALEALDQVGLSHRAKHAPNELSGGQQQRVAIARALVTRPRLVVADEPTGNLDSATSVEVMEMLVRLNKERGITIVMVTHEEDMAEYASRIVVFVDGHITRDSLSGDGPVGRDRV is encoded by the coding sequence GTGACGTCGCCCCCCGCGGCGGACGGGCAGCGAGGCGATCCGCTCATCGAGCTGCGCGACGTGCGCCGCGTGTTCGGCAAGGGCGACTCGGCGGTGCGGGCGCTCGACGGGATCGACCTCGACGTGCGGGAGGGCGACTACCTCGCGGTGATGGGCGCGAGCGGCTCCGGCAAGTCGACGTGCATGAACATCGTCGGCTGCCTGGATCGGCCGACGTCGGGGAGGTACCTGTTCGCGGGGGTCGACGTCGGCACGCTCGACGCCGATCAGCTCGCGCTCCTGCGCCGCCACAGCATCGGCTTCATCTTCCAGGGGTTCAACCTGCTCTCGCGCACGTCGGCGATCGAGAACGTCGAGCTGCCGCTGATCTACCAGCGCGTCCCGGCCAGGGAGCGGAGGTGCCGCGCCCTCGAGGCGCTCGACCAGGTCGGCCTCTCGCACCGCGCCAAGCACGCGCCGAACGAGCTCTCGGGCGGTCAGCAGCAGCGCGTGGCGATCGCGCGGGCGCTCGTGACCAGGCCGCGCCTCGTGGTCGCGGACGAGCCCACGGGCAACCTCGACTCCGCGACGAGCGTCGAGGTGATGGAGATGCTCGTCCGCCTCAACAAGGAGCGCGGGATCACGATCGTCATGGTCACGCACGAGGAGGACATGGCGGAGTACGCGAGCCGGATCGTCGTGTTCGTCGACGGCCACATCACGCGGGACTCCCTGTCCGGGGACGGCCCCGTGGGGCGCGACCGTGTTTAG
- a CDS encoding efflux RND transporter periplasmic adaptor subunit, translating into MAEQRSENEGLREILTADKRRSRWRRVLVGVIVLALAGVAAYVGLRLFGAGAGEDTPRYKTAKIARGDLKASITATGTVEALNTVEVGAEVSGKIAALHADFNDGVTAGQLLAEIDPEQAEASVAEAKAQVLAARAGVAKANATLVAARLEAERSESLAEKGLVSKKELETAVSSHELAKASRESARASLALSEASYASSKTKLGKTQIVAPISGNVLSREVEVGQTINAGMQTPVLFTICEDLGHMRLSSSVDEADIGVVKEGQAATFTVDAYPERTFVSEVESVRNVATVSSNVVSYEVLLSVDNSELLLKPGMTASVEIVTLLLPDALLVPNKALRFKPSDAAPARGGPPTGLPFLGGGRGGKGGDKPTNRASLEKLGKLDSRQAVVWVLEGGALKPVAVEKLATDGANTAVESDALAEGALVVTDVVEAEGGAR; encoded by the coding sequence GTGGCCGAGCAGCGCTCCGAGAACGAGGGGCTCCGGGAGATCCTCACGGCCGACAAGCGGCGCTCCCGCTGGAGGCGCGTGCTCGTGGGCGTCATCGTCCTCGCGCTCGCGGGCGTGGCGGCGTACGTCGGTCTGCGCCTCTTCGGCGCCGGCGCCGGGGAGGACACCCCGCGGTACAAGACGGCCAAGATCGCGCGCGGCGATCTCAAGGCCTCGATCACCGCCACGGGCACCGTCGAGGCGCTGAACACCGTCGAGGTCGGCGCCGAGGTCTCCGGGAAGATCGCGGCGCTCCACGCGGACTTCAACGACGGCGTGACCGCGGGCCAGCTGCTCGCGGAGATCGATCCGGAGCAGGCGGAGGCCTCGGTCGCCGAGGCGAAGGCGCAGGTGCTCGCGGCCCGGGCCGGCGTGGCCAAGGCGAACGCGACGCTCGTCGCCGCCCGCCTCGAGGCCGAGCGGTCGGAGTCGCTCGCGGAAAAGGGGCTCGTGTCGAAGAAGGAGCTCGAGACCGCCGTCTCCAGCCACGAACTGGCGAAGGCCTCGCGTGAGTCCGCGCGGGCGTCGCTCGCGCTCTCCGAGGCCTCCTACGCCTCCTCGAAGACCAAGCTCGGCAAGACCCAGATCGTCGCGCCCATCAGCGGCAACGTGCTCTCCCGCGAGGTCGAGGTCGGGCAGACGATCAACGCCGGCATGCAGACGCCGGTGCTGTTCACGATCTGCGAGGATCTCGGCCACATGCGCCTTTCTTCGAGCGTCGACGAGGCCGACATCGGCGTCGTCAAGGAGGGGCAGGCCGCGACGTTCACCGTGGACGCGTACCCGGAGCGGACGTTCGTGTCCGAGGTCGAGTCCGTGCGCAACGTCGCCACGGTCTCGAGCAACGTCGTGTCGTACGAGGTGCTCCTGTCCGTCGACAACAGCGAGCTCCTGCTCAAGCCGGGCATGACCGCCTCGGTCGAGATCGTCACGCTGCTCCTGCCCGACGCGCTGCTCGTGCCGAACAAGGCGCTCCGGTTCAAGCCGTCCGACGCCGCGCCCGCCAGGGGCGGCCCCCCGACCGGGCTCCCGTTCCTCGGCGGAGGGCGGGGCGGCAAGGGCGGCGACAAGCCGACGAACCGGGCGTCGCTCGAGAAGCTCGGCAAGCTCGACTCGCGGCAGGCCGTCGTGTGGGTGCTCGAGGGCGGGGCGCTCAAGCCGGTCGCGGTCGAGAAGCTCGCGACGGACGGGGCGAACACGGCGGTGGAGAGCGACGCGCTCGCGGAAGGCGCGCTCGTCGTCACCGATGTCGTCGAGGCAGAGGGAGGCGCGAGGTGA